The Lycium barbarum isolate Lr01 chromosome 9, ASM1917538v2, whole genome shotgun sequence genome has a segment encoding these proteins:
- the LOC132612102 gene encoding uncharacterized protein LOC132612102 — protein MSTKTHTPQASNFKRVTTRNEERDRLALVEDNITFNEADANDMQFPLNDGLVVTLRILDTDIKHVFVDQENATNIINIRVIEEIQMTSKIIHKSIMLTGFNNSTERTLGEITLPVVASGVELETAFLIMSSEMAYDIIVGRP, from the coding sequence ATGTCAACCAAGACACATACACCTCAGGCATCAAATTTCAAGCGGGTGACGACTCGAAATGAAGAAAGGGACAGACTAGCTCTCGTAGAAGACAATATCACCTTCAACGAAGCTGATGCCAACGATATGCAATTTCCACTTAATGATGGGTTAGTAGTTACTTTACGGATTTTAGATACTGACATTAAACATGTTTTCGTTGATCAGGAAAATGCAACCAACATAATTAACATCAGGGTAATAGAGGAAATACAAATGACGAGCAAGATAATCCATAAATCCATCATGCTCACTGGGTTCAACAACTCGACGGAGAGAACTCTGGGTGAGATCACGTTGCCGGTGGTAGCAAGTGGAGTGGAACTAGAAACTGCCTTCTTGATCATGTCATCAGAGATGGCTTATGACATAATAGTTGGACGCCCTTAG